Proteins found in one Mobula hypostoma unplaced genomic scaffold, sMobHyp1.1 scaffold_64, whole genome shotgun sequence genomic segment:
- the LOC134342139 gene encoding NLR family CARD domain-containing protein 3-like, producing the protein MTYVGDIESDCDIAMGDQTHQSYEPVNRGTTVAAGLSPTPRPPIQDARSHCACSIQGWAVVLFPFCIETNHCRGAGGRFSACGASTSSFLRFIGSKAHDWKRTTTVHEGTATSEPAQGLGASTGGNPSDSGFPLIQSGESLGITSRWSCPASPPKGKQDDDHQQSSVRIRMATGGRLNWARKLLNRFLPGNSSREDDRDKRSKVPKPGQIESDVPGECRPAAEEEDQSQPSDSDVSDAGTGTSEATVCQPRDSDVRDTDQDPGTGTSEATVRQLGSSLNTELSNAQQGAKPEFTISDLLAEVGEYRLYQLTKFYRDRLQQAIEEKVERLCLMLTEEGHFSREENEKVTELTEKGNRTESSTLFLSLVMGKGSRARRAMWESFVMWRTELPKLDRILREIQELGPDPQEYMNIAQGLPELPTELIAVQQKHKETLRAQTETLRVNTILMREKVKVFQLVDRYAELTVISTVRDRTLVEQELLARGRDHEEWREKYLRGELEKIRTDQLFQSSFSRSKSKSGSSAAVAGVAGIGKTTLVQKIVYDWATGKIFQQFQFVFSFNFRDLNTITCRINLRELILDQYPVFANFLREVWKNPEGLLFIFDGLDEFNDKIDFADIRRDREPQSTCTDPEFKCKVSDIVYSLIQGKLLPGCSVLVTTRPTALHLLEKAEITVCAEILGFVGEERKEYFIRYFEDQSVAEAVFNHVKENEILYIMSYNPSYCWILALALGPFFTQRVRDPQRVPKTITQLYSYYIYNILKNHGREIENPRDVLFRVGQMAFRGVSQKKIMFTDEDLINYSLQPSQFLSGFLMELLARQDSARSVVYTFPHLTIQEFVAAVAQFLNLHPEDILKFLTEAHNTSDGRFEVFLRFVAGLSNPMTARGLEEFLGPFPHQTTCRVIDWVKEEVKRQNGNTWSKAGRRSLLNTLHYLCESQNRGLAQAALVSEETLSFRGLTLTTIDCAVLSQVIGLCDTIKHLDLESCHIHCEGIQRLGPGLHKCQELKLGGNELGVKLVSAALRNPECKIQKLSLTDVGLTDSGAEDLVSALCTNPSLTVLNLGLNSLTDRSVPALRRLIQTLPSLKWIGLGMNQFSETGKKELRSLQEPRPGLTLIV; encoded by the exons atgacgtatgtcggggatattgaatcagattgtGATATTGCCATGGGAGACCAAACCCATCAGTCATATGAGCCCGTTAATCGCGGAACTACAGTAGCTGCGGGATTGTCTCCGACGCCCCGCCCGCCAATCCAAGACGCGAGATCACATTGCGCATGCTCAATCCAGGGCTGGGCGGTGGTTCTCTTTCCGTTCTGTATTGAAACGAATCATTGTCGCGGAGCCGGCGGTCGGTTCTCTGCCTGCGGGGCTAGTACATCAAGTTTCCTCCG ATTTATTGGAAGCAAAGCCCACGACTGGAAGAGAACCACAACTGTACATGAGGGAACAGCAACAAGTGAACCTGCCCAAGGACTGGGAGCATCAACTGGAGGGAACCCTTCTGACTCAGGGTTTCCATTGATTCAGTCCGGAGAAAGTTTG GGCATCACCAGCAGGTGGAGCTGTCCTGCATCGCCACCAAAGGGTAAGCAAGACGACGACCATCAACAATcgtcagtcagaatcagaatggcTACAG GTGGGAGATTAAATTGGGCACGGAAACTACTAAACAGGTTTTTACCAGGCAACTCATCGAGGGAAGATGATCGGGACAAGAGAAGTAAGGTACCAAAGCCGGGTCAGATTGAGAGCGATGTCCCAGGTGAATGCCGTCCGGCCGCAGAGGAGGAGGATCAAAGCCAGCCCAGCGACAGTGACGTCAGTGATGCTGGAACCGGcacaagtgaggcgactgtctgtcagcccagagacagtgacgtcagagacactgatcaggaccctggaaccggtacaagtgaggcgactgtcCGTCAGCTCGGAAGCTCATTGAACACGGAACTGTCAAATGCCCAACAGGGAGCGA AGCCAGAGTTTACAATCTCCGACCTCCTGGCAGAGGTGGGTGAATATCGACTGTACCAGCTGACAAAGTTCTACAGGGACAGACTCCAACAAGCAATTGAAGAAAAGGTTGAGAGACTCTGTTTGATGTTGACAGAGGAGGGACATTTCAGTAGAGAAGAAAATGAG AAAGTCACCGAACTGACAGAGAAGGGAAACCGGACAGAGAGTTCCACACTCTTCCTCAGTTTGGTGATGGGCAAAGGCTCCCGGGCCCGGAGGGCGATGTGGGAATCCTTTGTGATGTGGAGGACTGAGTTACCGAAGCTGGACAGAATACTGAGGGAAATACAAGAACTGG GTCCGGATCCACAGGAATACATGAACATCGCCCAAGGGTTACCTGAGTTACCCACTGAACTGATAG CTGTTcaacagaaacacaaggagacTCTGCGGGCACAAACTGAAACACTGAGAGTGAACACGAtcctgatgagggagaaggtgaaggttTTCCAGCTGGTTGATCGATACGCTGAGCTCACGGTCATTTCTACTGTTCGAGATCGGACACTGGTAGAACAAGAGCTGCTGGCAAGAGGCAGAGAccatgaggagtggagagagaaatatcTCCGTGGAGAGCTGGAAAAAATCCGGACTGATCAGTTGTTCCAGAGTAGCTTTTCCCGGAGTAAATCCAAATCTGGGAGTTCGGCAGCAGTTGCTGGAGTCGCGGGGATTGGGAAAACAACACTGGTACAAAAGATTGTTTATGACTGGGCCACGGGGAAAATATTCCAACAATTCCAGTTTGTCTTCAGTTTCAATTTCCGGGATTTAAACACCATCACCTGTCGAATAAACCTGAGGGAACTGATTCTGGATCAGTATCCTGTCTTTGCGAATTTTCTGAGAGAGGTCTGGAAGAACCCAGAGGGATTGCTGTTTATATTTGACGGTTTGGATGAATTCAATGACAAAATTGATTTTGCTGACATTCGCAGGGACAGAGAACCTCAGTCCACATGCACAGATCCTGAATTCAAGTGCAAGGTGTctgatattgtgtacagtttaatccagggcaagctgctcccagggtgttcagtgctggtgaCCACCCGTCCCACCGCGTTACATTTATTGGAAAAGGCAGAGATCACTGTCTGTGCCGAAATCCTGGGATTTGTTGGTGAGGAACGGAAGGAATATTTTATCAGGTATTTTGAAGATCAGTCGGTGGCGGAAGCTGTTTTCAATCACGTGAAGGAGAACGAGATCCTGTACATCATGAGTTACAACCCCTCCTACTGCTGGATTCTCGCTCTGGCACTGGGccccttcttcacacaaagagtcagGGACCCACAGCGAGTTCCCAAGACCATCACCCAACTGTACTCCTACTATatttacaacatcctgaaaaaCCACGGCCGTGAGATTGAGAACCCCCGTGATGTGTTATTCAGGGTTGGTCAGATGGCCTTCAGAGGAGTGTCCCAGAAGAAGATTATGTTTACAGATGAAGATTTGATCAACTACAGTCTGCAGCCTTCCCAGTTCCTGTCCGGGTTCCTGATGGAGCTTTTGGCAAGACAGGATTCCGCCCGGAGTGTGGTGTACACATTCCCACACCTCACCATCCAAGAGTTTGTAGCTGCAGTCGCACAATTCCTGAATCTACATCCCGAGGATATCCTGAAATTCCTCACTGAAGCCCACAACACGTCAGATGGGCGATTTGAGGTATTTCTCCGTTTTGTTGCTGGTCTCTCCAACCCAATGACAGCTCGGGGCCTGGAGGAGTTTCTGGGTCCATTTCCTCATCAAACAACCTGCCGGGTGATTGactgggtgaaggaggaggttaaACGCCAGAATGGAAACACATGGAGTAAAGCTGGTAGAAGAAGCCTCCTGAACACATTGCACTACCTGTGTGAGTCTCAGAATCGTGGTCTGGCTCAGGCCGCACTGGTATCAGAAGAAACACTTTCGTTCCGTGGATTGACACTGACTACGATTGACTGCGCTGTCCTGTCTCAAGTCATCGGACTCTGTGATACAATAAAACACCTCGACCTGGAGAGCTGCCACATTCACTGTGAAGGAATCCAGCGGCTGGGACCCGGGCTGCACAAATGCCAGGAGCTGAA